The region ACAAATTAGGAACGTATTTTACGTCTATGACTAGTGTTGTTGGGCTGCGCTTTGCTTAGCCCAACCTACCCGCTTTAACCTGATAATAGTAAGCTTAGATAAGATTGAGGGCAATCGTGTCAAATTTAAAGGACAAAAAATTAAAAATTTTCCCAAATTTCATTTTGAGATGGATCAGTTTCAGCATTATCGCGTAGTTTGGCAATACGCTCATGTTTTTTGACTTCTATCTTTTGAGAAGCTGATTTTTGATGCTCTTCATCAAATTCATAGAAGAACTTATCATAAGGACTAATATAGGCTTTATCGATATCATTTGAACTCATGGGTGATCCTAAATAAAAAGTATATCTATAATTTTATCGTTTTTTGCAGTAACTTACCATTTTACTGTTAAAATTCTTATGAGGTTTTCATGTCTATTAAAAAAGCAGAGCTCCATGTTCATTTAGAAGGAACTATTCCTCCTTATTTAGCTGAAAAGCTTGCAACGCGTAATAAAATGGCACTACCTAAAGCACGTATTGCTGAAGATGGTAAGCGTTATGTTTATAAGGACTTTTTAGATTTTCTAAGTGCCTACGATGACATTGCTGCTCTGATCAAATGCCCACAAGACTATTACGACATTACTTTTGACTATTTAAAATCAACAGCCGCATCAGGCGGAATTTATGTTGAAATGATGTACTCACCTGATCATGCTGAGCAAGCCAGTGGTATTCCTTCTCACGAACATTTACAAGCAATTCAGCAAGCTATTGATGATACTTATGAAAAATTTAATATCACAGGTCGCATTATTATTACAGCCGTTCGGCATTTTGGTGCTGAATCAGCCGAAAAAGTAGCAAGACAAGCTTTAAAAGAAACCGTCCCTTGTATTGTTGGCTTTGGTTTAGGTGGTGATGAATTTAATTTTCCGCCTAAATTATTTCAAAAAGCATATAACATCGCAGCAGATGGTGGTTTAGCTTGTACAGTACATGCAGGAGAATTTGCACCAGCAAGTGGTATGATTGAGGCCATGGATTATCTA is a window of Legionella busanensis DNA encoding:
- a CDS encoding CBU_0585 family protein, translating into MSSNDIDKAYISPYDKFFYEFDEEHQKSASQKIEVKKHERIAKLRDNAETDPSQNEIWENF
- a CDS encoding adenosine deaminase, whose product is MSIKKAELHVHLEGTIPPYLAEKLATRNKMALPKARIAEDGKRYVYKDFLDFLSAYDDIAALIKCPQDYYDITFDYLKSTAASGGIYVEMMYSPDHAEQASGIPSHEHLQAIQQAIDDTYEKFNITGRIIITAVRHFGAESAEKVARQALKETVPCIVGFGLGGDEFNFPPKLFQKAYNIAADGGLACTVHAGEFAPASGMIEAMDYLPIQRIGHGVMSIHSPETIARLKDKNIALEICPTSNIALGLFPNLENHPLVPFMEQGIKVSLNSDDPPFFGTDLATEYEKVQQLHGFSQEKMLNFTRMAIEAAFVPAEKKKQLLEVTNTL